The proteins below come from a single Cylindrospermopsis raciborskii Cr2010 genomic window:
- a CDS encoding gas vesicle protein, protein MNSPILPTRSQVSSGQVIKTSTQGSTLADILERVLDKGIVIAGDISVSIASTELLHIRIRLLIASVDKAKEMGINWWEGDPYLSSKAQGLIEENRELRGRLANLESQLNLLTSDIAKTSVEKPELTLENNLNGDDNTQELSEEITPISVDQEELEEYTIVSEQLPENLQENTDYIGGFNQHDVVLEETETSQPDTQAIVALDDEIG, encoded by the coding sequence GTGAATTCCCCAATACTACCAACACGTTCCCAGGTAAGCTCCGGTCAAGTTATTAAAACCTCTACCCAAGGTTCGACACTAGCGGACATTCTGGAAAGAGTTTTAGACAAGGGTATTGTCATTGCTGGCGATATTTCCGTGTCTATTGCCTCTACTGAGCTTCTACACATTCGGATTCGCTTATTAATTGCTTCCGTTGATAAAGCCAAGGAGATGGGTATTAATTGGTGGGAGGGCGATCCTTACCTCAGTAGTAAGGCTCAGGGTTTAATTGAGGAAAACAGGGAACTCAGAGGGCGTTTAGCTAATTTAGAGTCACAACTAAACTTGCTAACTTCTGATATAGCCAAAACCTCTGTTGAAAAGCCAGAATTAACTCTGGAGAACAATCTGAATGGTGATGATAACACTCAGGAACTGAGTGAGGAAATTACGCCAATATCTGTAGACCAGGAGGAACTGGAGGAATATACTATAGTATCAGAGCAACTTCCGGAAAATCTCCAAGAAAATACTGATTATATTGGGGGTTTTAATCAACATGATGTTGTTTTAGAAGAGACGGAAACCAGTCAACCAGACACTCAAGCTATTGTAGCATTGGATGATGAGATTGGTTAA
- the gvpN gene encoding gas vesicle protein GvpN, with protein MAVSNINNQKRAILRVRPGQFVMTPAIEKVALRALLYLRSGFPVHLRGPAGTGKTTLALHLAHCLDRPVMLLFGDDEFKSSDLIGSESGYTHKKLLDNYIHSVVKIEDEFRQNWMDSRLTLACREGFTLVYDEFNRSRPEVNNVLLSALEEKILSLPPSSNQPEYLHVNPQFRVIFTSNPEEYCGVHSTQDALMDRLVTINMPEPEHLTQTEILVQKTNIDKQSAGLIVDLVRSFRLATHAEKTSGLRAGLMIAKVCADNDILVAPEDPTFREIAMDILFNRSSLPIADCTDIFMDLLNLDEPELPVEELNGHINEEESNHTAIPIEEIEGLVTAKVVPFEKEVYNYLLQKRSESVNGIKKFLNSEYHTALNALRSLEQKGLVSKNKRIYTI; from the coding sequence ATGGCTGTCAGCAACATTAACAATCAGAAAAGAGCAATTCTTCGGGTTCGTCCAGGTCAGTTTGTGATGACACCTGCTATTGAGAAGGTGGCCTTGCGAGCTTTACTCTATTTGAGATCTGGCTTCCCCGTGCACCTCCGTGGTCCTGCTGGTACAGGCAAAACCACTTTAGCATTACATTTAGCTCATTGTTTAGATAGACCAGTAATGTTGCTCTTTGGGGATGATGAGTTTAAAAGTTCAGATTTAATTGGTAGTGAATCTGGTTATACCCATAAGAAGCTTCTAGATAACTATATCCATAGCGTTGTCAAGATTGAGGACGAATTTAGGCAAAACTGGATGGATTCTAGACTAACTTTAGCTTGTCGTGAAGGCTTCACATTAGTATATGATGAATTTAACCGCTCCCGTCCAGAAGTAAATAACGTTTTGCTTTCAGCCTTAGAGGAGAAAATTCTCAGTTTGCCACCCAGCAGCAATCAGCCTGAGTATCTTCATGTTAACCCTCAGTTCCGAGTTATTTTCACCTCTAATCCAGAAGAATACTGTGGGGTTCATTCCACACAGGATGCACTGATGGATAGACTGGTAACCATTAACATGCCAGAACCTGAGCACCTAACTCAAACGGAAATATTGGTTCAAAAAACAAATATAGATAAACAATCTGCTGGTTTGATTGTGGATTTGGTCAGATCATTTCGACTGGCTACCCACGCGGAGAAAACCTCTGGATTGCGTGCAGGTTTGATGATTGCTAAGGTTTGTGCTGACAACGATATTTTGGTCGCACCAGAAGATCCTACCTTCCGCGAGATTGCTATGGATATTCTGTTCAATCGTAGTAGCTTGCCTATTGCAGACTGTACAGATATTTTCATGGATCTGCTCAACTTAGACGAACCAGAATTGCCTGTAGAAGAATTAAATGGTCATATAAACGAAGAAGAAAGTAATCACACTGCCATACCAATTGAGGAAATTGAGGGTTTAGTTACAGCCAAGGTAGTTCCCTTTGAAAAAGAAGTTTACAACTACCTACTACAAAAAAGAAGCGAGTCTGTCAATGGGATTAAAAAATTCCTAAACTCGGAATATCACACCGCCCTTAATGCTCTACGTTCTTTAGAGCAAAAAGGTTTGGTGAGTAAAAACAAACGTATTTACACTATTTAA
- the gvpC gene encoding gas vesicle protein GvpC, with product MVALLQKIRLENQSIFQEVNDFLSTRKSNRLAQAQKQAEDLSQFRQQLEQEIDQFLAKTAQSRQAQAQAQAQELYQFRSQLEQETNEFLTKTTQARHAQAQKQAAELSAFHKELEQKTEVFLADTAKARIAQAQKQAAELSAFHKELEQKTSAFLADTAKTRIDEAQKQAAELSAFHKELEQKTSAFLTATTSDRAAKASAQKEALRQFRQDLFLSVIGV from the coding sequence ATGGTCGCTTTGTTGCAAAAGATCAGACTGGAAAATCAGTCAATATTTCAAGAGGTCAACGATTTTCTTTCCACAAGGAAAAGTAATAGACTTGCGCAAGCTCAGAAGCAAGCCGAGGATTTAAGCCAATTTCGCCAACAACTAGAGCAAGAAATTGATCAGTTCTTAGCAAAAACCGCTCAATCTCGTCAAGCTCAAGCTCAGGCTCAAGCCCAAGAACTATATCAGTTCCGCTCTCAGCTAGAGCAAGAAACCAATGAGTTTTTGACAAAGACCACTCAAGCTCGCCATGCTCAAGCTCAAAAACAAGCAGCTGAATTAAGCGCTTTCCACAAAGAACTAGAGCAAAAAACAGAAGTGTTTCTGGCAGATACAGCGAAAGCTCGCATTGCCCAAGCTCAAAAACAAGCAGCTGAATTAAGCGCTTTCCACAAAGAACTAGAGCAAAAAACCAGTGCTTTTTTGGCAGATACAGCTAAAACTCGTATTGACGAAGCTCAAAAGCAAGCAGCAGAGTTAAGTGCTTTCCATAAAGAACTGGAGCAAAAAACTAGTGCTTTCTTGACAGCTACAACTAGCGATCGCGCTGCCAAAGCATCTGCCCAAAAAGAGGCATTGCGTCAGTTCCGCCAAGATCTATTTTTGAGTGTTATTGGTGTGTAA
- the gvpA gene encoding gas vesicle structural protein GvpA has translation MAVEKTNSSSSLAEVIDRILDKGIVVDAWVRVSLVGIELLAVEARIVIASVETYLKYAEAVGLTQSAAVPA, from the coding sequence ATGGCAGTTGAAAAGACCAATTCTTCCTCTAGCTTGGCAGAAGTAATCGACAGAATCCTAGACAAAGGTATCGTAGTAGATGCTTGGGTTCGTGTATCCTTAGTAGGTATCGAACTACTAGCAGTTGAAGCTCGTATCGTTATTGCTTCCGTAGAAACCTACTTGAAGTATGCAGAAGCAGTAGGATTGACCCAATCCGCAGCTGTACCTGCTTAA
- the gvpA gene encoding gas vesicle structural protein GvpA has translation MAVEKTNSSSSLAEVIDRILDKGIVVDAWVRVSLVGIELLAVEARIVIASVETYLKYAEAVGLTQSAAVPA, from the coding sequence ATGGCAGTTGAAAAGACCAATTCTTCCTCTAGCTTGGCAGAAGTAATCGACAGAATTTTAGACAAAGGTATCGTAGTAGATGCTTGGGTTCGTGTATCCTTAGTAGGTATCGAACTACTAGCAGTTGAAGCTCGTATCGTTATTGCTTCCGTAGAAACCTACTTGAAGTATGCAGAAGCAGTAGGATTGACCCAATCCGCAGCTGTACCTGCTTAA
- the gvpA gene encoding gas vesicle structural protein GvpA has translation MAVEKTNSSSSLAEVIDRILDKGIVVDAWVRVSLVGIELLAVEARIVIASVETYLKYAEAVGLTQSAAVPA, from the coding sequence ATGGCAGTTGAAAAGACCAATTCTTCCTCTAGCTTGGCAGAAGTAATTGACAGAATTTTAGACAAAGGTATCGTAGTAGATGCTTGGGTTCGTGTATCCTTAGTAGGTATTGAACTATTAGCAGTTGAAGCTCGTATCGTTATTGCTTCCGTAGAAACCTACTTGAAGTATGCAGAAGCAGTAGGATTGACCCAATCCGCAGCTGTACCTGCTTAA
- the gvpA gene encoding gas vesicle structural protein GvpA has translation MAVEKTNSSSSLAEVIDRILDKGIVVDAWVRVSLVGIELLAVEARIVIASVETYLKYAEAVGLTQSAAVPA, from the coding sequence ATGGCAGTTGAAAAAACTAATTCTTCCTCCAGCTTGGCAGAAGTAATTGACAGAATTTTAGACAAAGGTATCGTAGTAGATGCTTGGGTTCGTGTATCCTTAGTAGGTATTGAACTATTAGCAGTTGAAGCTCGTATCGTTATCGCTTCCGTAGAAACCTACTTGAAGTATGCAGAAGCAGTAGGATTGACCCAATCCGCAGCTGTACCTGCTTAA
- the gvpA gene encoding gas vesicle structural protein GvpA has translation MAVEKTNSSSSLAEVIDRILDKGIVVDAWVRVSLVGIELLAVEARIVIASVETYLKYAEAVGLTQSAAVPA, from the coding sequence ATGGCAGTTGAAAAAACCAATTCTTCCTCCAGCTTGGCAGAAGTAATCGACAGAATCCTAGACAAAGGTATCGTAGTAGATGCTTGGGTTCGTGTATCCTTAGTAGGTATTGAACTATTAGCAGTTGAAGCTCGTATCGTTATTGCTTCCGTAGAAACCTACTTGAAGTATGCAGAAGCAGTAGGATTGACCCAATCCGCAGCTGTACCTGCTTAA
- the ccmS gene encoding beta-carboxysome assembly chaperone CcmS, translating into MFNNPNPQISDRKWHRQLDKFVKENQQELAALYWGLWLENGSSQGTIGIDLQPQPHFVYCPQEAVEKLNERVEKRLQELLGIIDNNNPETEVLMIGIGQGEIKLIQFAPESSPRTCFERVNQDVDTLLDLLEQKMIEQIVV; encoded by the coding sequence ATGTTTAACAATCCAAACCCGCAAATAAGTGATAGAAAATGGCATAGGCAGCTAGATAAGTTTGTCAAAGAAAACCAGCAGGAGTTAGCAGCTTTATATTGGGGGTTGTGGTTAGAAAATGGCAGTAGTCAGGGGACTATTGGTATTGATTTACAACCTCAGCCTCATTTTGTCTATTGTCCTCAAGAAGCAGTAGAAAAATTAAATGAGCGGGTGGAAAAACGACTCCAAGAACTTTTGGGAATCATAGATAATAATAACCCAGAAACCGAGGTTTTGATGATTGGGATTGGCCAAGGAGAAATTAAGTTGATTCAGTTCGCTCCTGAATCGTCACCCCGCACATGCTTTGAACGGGTGAACCAAGATGTGGATACTTTACTAGACTTGTTGGAGCAGAAAATGATTGAGCAAATAGTGGTTTAA
- a CDS encoding DUF3493 domain-containing protein: MLDPNIKNRLKAEIGSPYKGLRQFIYIGMGASGLIGAFVFFFQILAGRNQALPNFALQVGIVAIMALLWKWERKSKT, from the coding sequence ATGCTAGACCCAAATATTAAAAATCGCTTAAAAGCTGAAATAGGTTCGCCCTATAAAGGACTAAGACAATTTATTTATATTGGTATGGGTGCTTCTGGTCTTATAGGTGCCTTTGTGTTTTTCTTTCAAATATTGGCCGGTAGGAACCAAGCTCTACCTAATTTTGCCCTGCAAGTAGGAATTGTTGCTATAATGGCCTTATTATGGAAATGGGAACGCAAAAGCAAAACCTAG
- the pgeF gene encoding peptidoglycan editing factor PgeF has protein sequence MHTWQWQEWQSLPYLTCSILTPWSHGFFTQQFWPLPPHELTRVLQPQASTYRLKQVHGNIVLTPQEVNQYLTEFGDELALADGLITQEAQQAVWVASADCTPVLIADAKTGKVAALHAGWRGTAARIVPQAIEKMLSHGSRLEDLRIAMGPAIAGEVYQVSLEVAIQIGSSILPDHEPERIVATLQSLSDSPLLPDAEPGKIRLDVRRINVLQLEELGINSTQIAVAPYCTYQCPEHFFSYRRQREKKVQWSGIVSVELDGN, from the coding sequence ATGCACACTTGGCAATGGCAAGAATGGCAAAGTCTACCATATCTTACTTGTAGTATTTTGACACCCTGGTCCCATGGGTTTTTTACCCAGCAGTTTTGGCCTCTCCCACCTCATGAATTGACTAGGGTATTACAACCACAGGCCAGCACTTATCGTTTAAAACAAGTTCATGGTAATATAGTGTTGACACCCCAGGAGGTAAATCAGTATTTAACTGAATTTGGTGATGAACTGGCGTTAGCAGATGGTTTAATTACCCAGGAAGCGCAACAAGCTGTTTGGGTTGCTTCTGCTGACTGCACGCCCGTTTTAATCGCTGATGCAAAAACAGGAAAAGTGGCAGCCCTACATGCGGGTTGGCGAGGTACAGCAGCTAGAATTGTTCCTCAAGCAATTGAAAAAATGCTATCTCATGGTAGTAGATTGGAGGACTTACGCATTGCTATGGGTCCTGCGATTGCTGGAGAGGTTTACCAGGTTTCTCTGGAAGTGGCAATTCAAATCGGAAGTTCGATTTTACCCGACCATGAACCGGAGAGAATAGTTGCTACTTTACAGAGTTTATCAGATTCTCCCCTTTTACCCGATGCAGAACCAGGCAAGATTCGTTTAGATGTCCGTCGGATTAATGTTTTACAATTGGAAGAGTTAGGAATTAATTCAACTCAAATTGCTGTTGCTCCTTATTGCACGTATCAATGCCCTGAACACTTTTTTTCTTACCGAAGACAAAGGGAGAAAAAAGTTCAGTGGTCGGGAATTGTCAGTGTGGAACTAGATGGAAATTAA
- a CDS encoding hydrogenase small subunit: protein MTNVLWLQGGACSGDTMSFLNAEDPTACDLIADFGIKILWHPSLGLEMGTNLQTLLWECILGKTPLDILVFEGTVVNAPNGTGEWNRFADRPMKQWLEDLAKAANFVVAIGDCATWGGIPAMSPNPSESQGLQFLKRKKGGFLGEDFISKGGLPVINIPGCPAHPDWISQILVAIATGRISDIALDELHRPQTFFNTFAETGCTRNIHFAYRATTTEFGDRKGCLFYDLGCRGPMTHSSCNRILWNGVSSKTRAGMPCIGCTEPEFPFHDLKPGTVFKTQTIMGVPKEIPPGVNPKDYAVFTVVAKDTAPKWTDEDFFLV, encoded by the coding sequence ATGACTAATGTACTTTGGCTACAAGGTGGTGCTTGTTCTGGTGACACCATGTCCTTTTTAAATGCGGAGGATCCCACCGCTTGTGACCTGATAGCTGACTTTGGAATTAAGATTCTCTGGCATCCCTCCCTGGGTTTAGAAATGGGCACCAACCTACAAACCCTATTGTGGGAATGTATTTTGGGTAAAACTCCCCTGGATATCCTGGTGTTTGAAGGTACTGTCGTCAACGCTCCCAATGGTACTGGGGAGTGGAATCGCTTTGCTGACCGTCCCATGAAACAATGGTTAGAAGATTTGGCCAAAGCTGCTAATTTTGTAGTTGCTATTGGAGACTGTGCTACTTGGGGGGGTATTCCCGCTATGTCACCTAACCCCAGTGAATCTCAAGGTTTACAGTTCCTCAAACGGAAAAAGGGCGGGTTTTTAGGTGAAGATTTTATTAGTAAGGGCGGGTTACCAGTAATTAATATCCCCGGATGTCCCGCTCACCCCGATTGGATATCGCAAATATTAGTGGCAATTGCTACTGGACGTATAAGTGATATTGCTTTAGATGAACTACATCGTCCCCAAACTTTCTTTAATACCTTTGCTGAAACCGGTTGTACCCGCAATATTCACTTTGCTTATAGGGCAACAACTACAGAATTTGGCGATCGCAAAGGTTGTTTGTTTTATGACTTAGGTTGTCGTGGACCCATGACCCATTCCTCCTGTAATCGGATTTTGTGGAATGGAGTATCATCAAAAACCCGTGCTGGTATGCCCTGTATTGGTTGTACAGAACCGGAATTTCCTTTTCATGATCTAAAACCGGGAACAGTATTTAAGACCCAAACCATTATGGGTGTTCCCAAGGAAATACCCCCAGGAGTTAATCCTAAAGATTATGCGGTATTCACGGTTGTAGCCAAGGATACTGCACCAAAATGGACTGATGAGGATTTCTTTTTGGTTTAG
- a CDS encoding nickel-dependent hydrogenase large subunit codes for MPIQTLDIAPVGRVEGDLDVRVEIEDGYVTNAWTHAELFRGFEIILRDKDPQAGLIVTPRICGICGGSHLSSASWALDTAWQTEVPRNAILARNLGQIVETIQSIPRYFYGLFAIDLTHQNYRSSHFYDEACRRFAAFTGKSYELGVTISAKPVEIYALLGGQWPHSSYMVPGGVMCAPSLSDITRAWGMLEYFRTNWLEPVWLGCSLERYEEIQSYQDFQTWLEEDIKHRESDLGLYWRMGLEIGLDKYGVGVEKFVTWGYLPHEDKYNKPTIDGRNAAVIMKGGVYDGHKDQHSIMNQAFTRENLTHSWYDEGTQDWHPSDRKTSPTINNQKDFVGAYSWSSAVLHQDLGRLEAGPLARQLVAGGNGGETWQHYDPFILDVFKKMGGASVHLRQLARVHELVKLYRQAERCLREFKLNEPWYIKPQEKDGKGWGATEAARGALCHWIEIAEGKIKSYQVIAPGTWNIGPRDGNGHLGPVEQALIGTPITDPTDPVEVGHVARSFDSCLVCTVHAHDAKTGQELARFRTA; via the coding sequence ATGCCAATTCAAACATTAGATATTGCACCCGTTGGTAGAGTTGAGGGTGATTTAGATGTCCGAGTGGAAATAGAAGATGGATACGTGACAAACGCTTGGACTCATGCAGAACTTTTTCGCGGTTTTGAAATCATTTTACGCGATAAGGATCCTCAAGCTGGACTAATTGTTACTCCCAGAATTTGTGGTATTTGCGGTGGTTCTCATTTAAGTTCTGCATCTTGGGCCTTAGATACTGCTTGGCAAACAGAGGTTCCTAGAAATGCAATTTTGGCTAGAAATTTAGGTCAAATTGTGGAGACGATTCAAAGTATCCCTCGTTATTTTTACGGATTATTTGCTATTGATTTAACTCACCAGAATTATCGCAGTAGTCATTTTTATGATGAAGCTTGTCGTCGCTTTGCTGCTTTTACAGGCAAATCATACGAACTTGGTGTCACTATTTCTGCTAAACCGGTGGAAATCTACGCTTTATTAGGAGGGCAATGGCCTCACAGCAGTTATATGGTGCCCGGTGGTGTGATGTGCGCCCCCTCTCTCAGTGATATTACCCGCGCTTGGGGAATGTTGGAATATTTTCGCACTAATTGGTTAGAACCGGTGTGGTTGGGTTGTTCATTGGAAAGATATGAGGAAATTCAATCATATCAGGATTTTCAAACTTGGTTGGAGGAGGATATTAAACACAGAGAATCTGATCTGGGTTTGTATTGGCGTATGGGTTTAGAGATTGGACTGGATAAGTATGGTGTGGGTGTGGAAAAATTTGTTACCTGGGGATATTTACCTCATGAGGATAAATATAATAAACCTACTATTGATGGGCGCAATGCAGCAGTGATTATGAAGGGTGGTGTTTATGATGGTCACAAAGATCAACATTCTATTATGAATCAGGCTTTTACTCGCGAAAATTTAACCCATTCTTGGTATGATGAAGGTACTCAGGATTGGCATCCAAGCGATCGCAAGACTTCCCCAACTATTAACAACCAAAAGGATTTTGTCGGTGCTTATTCTTGGTCTAGTGCAGTCCTTCATCAAGATTTAGGTAGATTGGAAGCAGGTCCTTTGGCACGTCAATTAGTTGCAGGTGGGAATGGTGGAGAAACTTGGCAACATTATGACCCATTTATTTTGGATGTTTTTAAAAAAATGGGTGGTGCAAGTGTTCATCTCAGACAATTGGCTAGGGTTCATGAGCTGGTTAAGTTATATCGTCAAGCAGAACGTTGTTTGAGAGAGTTTAAATTAAACGAACCTTGGTATATTAAACCCCAAGAAAAAGATGGTAAAGGTTGGGGAGCGACGGAAGCAGCTAGAGGTGCTTTATGTCACTGGATAGAAATTGCTGAGGGTAAGATTAAGAGCTACCAGGTTATTGCTCCCGGAACTTGGAATATTGGACCTCGTGATGGTAATGGTCATCTTGGACCTGTGGAGCAGGCGTTAATTGGTACTCCCATTACTGATCCTACGGATCCGGTGGAAGTAGGACATGTTGCTCGTTCTTTTGATTCTTGTTTGGTCTGCACGGTTCATGCTCATGATGCTAAAACCGGTCAGGAGTTGGCTCGCTTTCGCACTGCTTAA
- a CDS encoding 1-aminocyclopropane-1-carboxylate deaminase/D-cysteine desulfhydrase, with protein sequence MSSIFLSPPIQKIHNPLADHLSIELYVLRLDLIHLQINGNKWFKLKYNLLEAKHNQCTSLLTFGGAYSNHIFATAAAGRIFGFETIGVIRGEPTLPLNPTLRFAQEQGMKLLYCDRQTYRQRHTQEVQEEFKKQLPRSSNETFIIPEGGGNLNGVRGCMEIMQDLQFFDIICLACGTATTLTGIALSPGGRTNLPTRIMGFPVLKDARFLEREIDRLISDYLNSKLPTLVNHPTSWQLIYDYHFGGYGKIDQQLIQFCHQFHQQHHIPLDYIYTGKMFYGVINLLKQGFFPPSKILLIHTGGLQGNLGIEQKLTQKRDNDP encoded by the coding sequence ATGTCGTCAATATTTTTATCTCCTCCCATCCAAAAAATTCACAATCCCCTAGCTGACCATTTAAGTATTGAGTTATATGTTTTACGCTTAGATTTAATACATTTACAGATAAATGGTAACAAATGGTTTAAGTTGAAATACAATCTCTTGGAAGCGAAACATAACCAGTGTACCAGCTTGCTAACCTTTGGTGGTGCATATTCCAATCATATTTTTGCTACTGCAGCTGCGGGTAGGATTTTTGGCTTTGAAACTATTGGTGTTATCCGGGGAGAACCAACCCTACCTCTTAACCCTACCCTGCGCTTCGCCCAGGAACAAGGTATGAAATTATTATATTGCGATCGCCAAACTTACCGACAACGTCATACACAAGAAGTTCAGGAAGAGTTCAAAAAACAGTTACCAAGATCCTCAAATGAAACCTTTATTATTCCTGAAGGTGGTGGTAATTTAAATGGCGTGCGCGGGTGTATGGAAATCATGCAAGATCTACAATTTTTTGATATAATTTGCCTAGCTTGTGGTACAGCTACCACCCTCACAGGTATTGCTCTATCACCCGGGGGTAGAACCAACTTACCAACAAGAATTATGGGCTTTCCCGTATTGAAAGATGCCAGATTTTTAGAGAGGGAAATAGACAGACTAATCAGCGACTACCTAAACTCTAAGCTACCCACTTTGGTAAATCATCCTACGTCTTGGCAATTAATCTATGATTACCATTTTGGCGGATACGGAAAAATAGATCAACAACTAATTCAATTCTGTCACCAATTCCATCAACAACATCATATACCACTAGATTATATATACACTGGTAAAATGTTTTATGGAGTTATAAACTTGTTAAAACAAGGATTTTTCCCACCGAGTAAAATATTACTAATACATACTGGTGGGTTACAGGGAAATTTAGGAATAGAGCAAAAACTCACCCAAAAAAGGGATAATGACCCCTAA
- a CDS encoding pyridoxamine 5'-phosphate oxidase family protein, protein MAKVFNSITEELQGFIAKQHIFLVGTAPLSSTGHVNVSPKGLDSFRVISPHRVAYLDLTGSGNETSAHLLENGRITFMFCAFQEPPCILRLYGQGRTILPDDYEWDQLYSLFPPIVGTRQIIVADIDRIQTSCGFGVPLYEYLGQRQTLIGWAMKKGQLGIREYHQQKNFVSIDGLLTPLSQLHHQK, encoded by the coding sequence ATGGCTAAGGTTTTTAACTCTATTACGGAGGAGTTACAAGGATTTATCGCCAAGCAGCATATTTTTTTGGTTGGCACAGCTCCTCTAAGTTCCACAGGCCACGTTAATGTTTCTCCCAAGGGATTAGACAGTTTCCGAGTCATTTCACCCCACCGGGTTGCTTATTTGGATTTAACAGGTAGTGGGAACGAAACCTCTGCTCATCTGTTAGAAAATGGCAGAATTACTTTCATGTTTTGTGCTTTCCAAGAACCTCCCTGCATTCTCAGACTCTATGGTCAGGGAAGAACTATTTTACCTGATGATTATGAGTGGGATCAATTATATTCCTTATTTCCTCCCATAGTTGGAACGAGACAAATCATTGTTGCGGATATTGACAGAATACAAACTTCCTGTGGTTTTGGAGTACCACTTTATGAATACCTTGGACAAAGACAAACTTTGATCGGTTGGGCTATGAAAAAGGGCCAACTAGGTATTAGAGAATATCATCAGCAGAAAAATTTTGTTAGTATCGATGGGTTGTTAACTCCTTTGTCCCAATTGCATCATCAAAAATAA
- the rnhA gene encoding ribonuclease HI — MSNQRIIKSIYTDGACKGNPGPGGWGVVVYFHDGSIHEMGEASDYTTNNQMEIQAAIGALQLLAQSGQVEPITLYSDSEYLINSVTKWIHGWKKKGWKKSDGTPVQNQELLKIIDKLNTKLVRWQHVRGHAGDIGNERCDVIARSFASGKIPPLQQLSPQQLLTNCQETLTQITQRDVTKVSDYPTKSTKIAQNMLEGRTCLLEERTMETSTGISVVTQEEKPPEMRILQIRNLMETLKIADEIAQKGYLITSSELADLMDVHASAVTSRGDQWRWRNWIVSRVRREGNQILWELERGDQVEKDDN; from the coding sequence ATGTCAAATCAACGCATAATTAAAAGTATATATACCGATGGAGCTTGCAAGGGAAACCCAGGTCCTGGTGGTTGGGGTGTGGTTGTTTACTTTCATGATGGTTCAATTCATGAAATGGGGGAAGCATCTGACTACACTACAAACAATCAAATGGAAATCCAAGCTGCGATCGGGGCACTTCAATTATTAGCTCAATCCGGACAAGTTGAACCTATTACTCTATATAGCGATAGCGAATATCTAATTAATAGTGTGACTAAATGGATACATGGATGGAAAAAAAAGGGTTGGAAAAAATCAGATGGCACTCCGGTGCAAAACCAAGAGCTACTAAAAATTATAGACAAGCTGAACACCAAGCTAGTCAGGTGGCAACATGTACGTGGACATGCGGGTGATATAGGTAATGAAAGATGCGATGTTATTGCCCGTTCTTTTGCGAGTGGCAAAATTCCCCCTTTGCAACAATTATCCCCCCAACAGTTGCTAACTAATTGTCAAGAAACCTTAACCCAAATAACTCAAAGAGATGTAACAAAAGTATCTGATTATCCAACAAAATCAACAAAAATTGCTCAAAATATGTTGGAAGGTAGAACTTGTTTATTGGAAGAAAGAACTATGGAAACATCTACAGGAATATCTGTGGTGACACAGGAAGAAAAACCCCCGGAAATGAGAATATTACAAATCCGTAATCTCATGGAAACCCTAAAGATTGCGGACGAAATTGCCCAGAAAGGTTACTTAATCACCAGTTCCGAACTAGCAGATTTAATGGATGTTCATGCCAGTGCAGTGACAAGTCGCGGTGATCAGTGGAGATGGCGTAACTGGATAGTGTCACGAGTCAGACGAGAAGGGAATCAGATTTTGTGGGAGCTGGAAAGGGGCGATCAAGTGGAAAAGGATGATAATTAA